A single Triticum dicoccoides isolate Atlit2015 ecotype Zavitan chromosome 2A, WEW_v2.0, whole genome shotgun sequence DNA region contains:
- the LOC119358348 gene encoding uncharacterized protein LOC119358348 has translation MGEIEGKGRRVHPAPAPGPDAPAVELAMLPATLLALVAALTAEEQEVLAYLLSGGAGGAAAGAGGGRCRRLNGPHQPEMGCGCFGCYKSFWARWDASPNRHLIHRIIDAVEEGNGGGGEGAAKGAGGPGGATRRGRRRRGRGGPCAIDAAVEEHGAAEAQAGCADDHLQPQGCCASDGGEDGDYEGDEDDGADSLYGGEEALTDDSDCAGASNSAEKSAVGKLVRFIGEKVWAAWT, from the exons ATGGGCGAGATCGAG GGGAAGGGCCGGCGGGTGCAcccggcgccggcgccggggcCGGACGCGCCCGCGGTGGAGCTCGCCATGCTGCCCGCCACCCTGCTGGCGCTCGTGGCCGCGCTCACCGCCGAGGAGCAGGAGGTGCTCGCCTACCTGCTCTCTGGAGGagctggcggcgcggcggcgggtgcTGGCGGGGGCCGGTGCAGGCGGCTCAACGGGCCGCACCAGCCGGAGATGGGCTGCGGCTGCTTCGGCTGCTACAAGAGCTTCTGGGCCCGCTGGGACGCCTCCCCCAACCGCCACCTCATCCACCGCATCATCGACGCCGTCGAGGAGGGcaacggcggcggaggcgagggggCAGCCAAAGGAGCTGGAGGACCAGGCGGCGCCacgcgccgcggccgccgccgccgtggccgcggcgGGCCGTGCGCCATCGACGCCGCCGTCGAGGAGCACGGAGCCGCGGAGGCTCAGGCCGGGTGCGCGGATGACCACCTGCAACCGCAAGGCTGCTGCGCGTCGgacggcggcgaggacggcgactACGAGGGCGACGAGGACGACGGCGCGGACAGCCTCTACGGCGGCGAGGAGGCCCTGACGGACGACAGCGACTGCGCGGGCGCCagcaactccgccgagaagagcgcCGTGGGCAAGCTGGTGCGCTTCATCGGCGAGAAGGTGTGGGCCGCCTGGACCTGA